From the Lysinibacillus fusiformis genome, the window TTTAGAACGAATGGTGTATACATGCATATATGCAACTCTATTCTGTTTTATTCATCAATCAAATTTTAAAAGTATTGCTTTATTATAACCAATATTTTTCCAGGTTGAGCCCTATTAATAATATTGTTTTTTTGAGGATGTCATTTGTCTTACTGTAGAGGATTGATTATGCAAATAATTACTAAAAATCTGTTTATTAACCTAATGAAAACGTTATCAATAGCTGTTTTAAAAGATATTCTTCCGTATTTTAAATGGTGACATATGAAAAAAGCACAAAAAACAGTGCATTCACGTATATAAAATGCACTGTTTTTTTATTTAAAGTTTAAATTGATTGATTTGATTCTGTAAATCTAAGGACTTTTCGCTTAGATCTGCTGCAACTTGGTTTACTTGTTGCACTGTTATAGACTGCTCTCTAGTTGCTGAAGCTACAATTTTTGTATTATCCGCGCTAGTTGAAGCACCATGAGCAATTTCTGCAACAGAGGCGGCAACTTGTTCTGCGCTAGCTGAAATTTCTTCAGAGGTAGCTGATATATCTTCTATTTGATCTGTCATCGTATTAATCGCTTTGACAATTCCTTCAAAGGCTTGTCCTGCATGTCCGATGATTTTTACGCCCTCTGTAACAGAGTGAAGGCCATCAAAAACAGCTTTTTCAACATTGTGTGTATCTTGTTGTATATCCAACGTTAAGGCAACGATTTGGTTGGCTGATTGTTTGGATTCCTCAGCTAACTTACGGACCTCGTCTGCTACAACCGCAAATCCTTTACCATGCTCACCAGCTCTAGCTGCTTCAATAGCTGCATTGAGTGCCAATAAATTCGTTTGATCGGTTATGGCTGTAATGACAGCTGTGATTTGACTAATTTCATCTGATTGCTTACTCAATTTTTGGACAAGGTTATTAATCATTTGTGTTGACTCATGGATCACATTCATTTGTTGCTGAGCTTCTTCTACTGTCACATTACCATTTGTCGCTAATTCAGAAGTTGTTATAGCATTCTGATGCAGTTGTTGAGTTGCTTCTGCTATACGTTGTACACCTACAGCTGTTTCATCCATTGCGTGTGCACTTTCGTTAGCTGCACTTGTAGCTGCTACTGCAGCGTCAGCTGTTTCATTAATCCGAATTGTTATTTCGTCAGCAGTGGCAGTAATTTCTTCAGTTGAGGCAGAAAGTTCCTCTACAGAAGCTGTTAAGTGCTCTGCATTGTCCTGTATATGCGTTAATAAATTTTTCAGATTTCCCTTCATGGCATTAAAAGCTGCTGAAAGCTGACCAATTTCATCTTTTGAATGATGGGTAATATCTGGATGAATTAATTCACCATTAGCTACATGGTTTGCTGCCAGAACGACAGATTTTAAAGGGCGTGAGATTGTCCGTTGTATATAGAAAATAAGGAAAATACCTAGAGCGATACCAATGATGATCGCAATTATGGAAATAATTTGAGAATTAAACACGGCCTGTTTAGATTCTTTTGTCACAATGTCTAGTTGTTCCTTTTGATAGCTTCCAATTTTATCGGATACATCTTGTATACCTTTATTCGCTTGTTGCACGTCGCCATTCACCTTTTGCAAAGCACCTTCTAGATTACCAGCTTCAAATAGAGCTATTGCTTCAGTTGCTGCCTTGTTAAAAGTATCATTATGAATTTTTAATTCCTGTGCATATGTTTCCATTTCAGCTGAATTCGATTTTTCTATGATTTCTTCTACATGTGTGTCGAGCATATTTGCATATTTTGAGAAACTCTCTTTGTTAGCAGGTTTGTCTTCGATGATGATGGCACGAATGAAAAGACCTTGCATGGCCATTTCAAATTGAATATCATCTGCTAATTCTACAAGGGCAACATGTCCTTCTAAAGCATTTTCAATCTTTTTTTCAATGTTTGAAAATAACAGGAACATAATAAACAATGAAATGATTAGTGTGAGAATAATTGCAAAGAAACCAAAGCTTAATTTTTTACCTACAGACATAGAGATACGCCCTTTCCTAAATGCTCTACAAAAATTTTTATACTTTAATTTAGCGTTTCAGAGTAGTAGAAGTCAATATTCGTTGAAGGAAACAGTGCAGATTATTCATATGTTTTTATAATGTTATTATAATAAGGAAGATTGTCTGTAAAAATCAATCAAGATAAGGCTGTTTTCATCGTTTTATAGTACGGATTACGTGTTCTCGCTATAAAAAAGAAGAAACCGATACAATTTGTATCGATTTCTTCCTTTATGACTGTTTCTTTAACTGTAAAATGACTGCCTCATCAGGGTCAATATACAGTGTCTTTTGTTCAAAATAGATGACGAAACCAGGTTTGGCTCCATTTGGCTTTTTGACCTGTCGTATTTCGGTATAATCCACAGGCACAGAAGAGGATTCTCTGGCCTTAGAAAAATAGGCGGCTAGTGTGGCAGCTTCTCGCAATGTCGTTTCATCTGGCTCACTTGAATGAATGACAACATGAGATCCAGGGATATCCTTTGTGTGTAACCAAATATCAGTCCGTTTTGCTAGTTTAAATGTCAGCATGTCATTTTGCTTATTGTTTTTTCCAACAGAAATTGTAACACCTGTGGAAGAAACATAGCGTTCTGGTTCAGGTTTCACTTGCTTTTTCTTTTTCTTCGCATGACGTAGTTTTAAGTAACCTTGCTCTGCTAGCTCTTCACGAATTTCCTCAATATCACCAGGAGAAGCCTGTTGAACTTGCTGTGCTAGCATTTCGAAGTAGGCAATTTCTTCTGTCGTTTTTTCTAGCTGCTCTTGAACCATAACCAAGGCATTCTTTGCTTTTGTATATTTTGTGTAATAGCTTTGGGCATTTTCAATCGGTGTTTTACGTTCGCTTACGGGAATCGTTAGCTCTTCGCCAGTTTCACTATAGTAATTTGTAACGGTTACTTCCTTGACTCCTTTTTCAAAGACATAAATATTCGCCATTAATAGCTCACCGTATAGCTGGAATTGATCGAGCTTGGATGCACGCTCATAGTCTTTGGTTAGCTTTTTTGTTTTTAAAGCTAGTTTATCAATTTCATTTTGTAGCCAACGCTCTAAATCTCCAGCTTGTTGTTTCACACGATCTCGCTCTGCACGTGCAAAGAATACACGATCAAGAAGCTCATGGACATTGGGATAAATTGTTATATCCCCTCCGTGCAAGTGCGTTAACTCGATTGGGGAGAAGTACGTTTTATGATTGAAGAGTACGTACATAGGTTTCAACCCACCGTTCGCGAAGGAGGTCATAAAATCCTTGAAGCATGCTAGCGTATTTGATGTTGTCTTCATTCGATACAATAATTCTTCCGCGTGAAGAGGTGAAAAACCAGCTAACTGTTGTACTACCTCTTTTGAGGTTTTTGCTTCAGCGAAAAATGTTGTTAGCTCTTCATCTGTTGCAGTTAAAGGATTCCACTTATTTTGTACGGGTGGCGCAATATAAGGTTGACCTGGTAACACGGTACGGAAGCTATTGACTGAAGGAGGTAGATGTTTTAAACTGTCAATAATTTTCCCCTGCTCTTGATCAATCAACAGTAGATTACTATGTCTACCCATAATTTCAGCATGTATTTCCCTTACAATCGGATCACCAATTTCATTTTTACTTTCAATTTCTACTATTATAATGCGATCAAAATCACGCTGTTTTATAGAAGCAATAAAACCGCCCTCGATATGTTTCCGCAAAAGCATACAAAACATTGGGGGCTCAGCTGGATTTTCAATCGTATGCTCAGTTATGTGAACGCGTGCATAAGAAGAGTGGATAGAAAACAGTAATTTATGATTTTTTCCGTTTGCACGGACATGTAATATAACTTCTTGTGCATTGGGTTGATGTATTTTTGTAATCCGACCAGTGACCAGCTGTTGTAGGTCGGCAGTTATTGAATAAGTAAATAAGCCATCAAATGCCATATGAATTCCTCTTTCCAACGATAGCAAGCATCTTGGTACTTTCCTATTTTTTTCTTGTTGCATTTGCATTCACTCTTTTCAAGCTTCTGCTAATACACGTTTTGTATGTTTATCATAGCATTTTTTAGGTGAATATTAAAATATAGCTTCAGTTGTGGTAGAATTAGCTTTTACTTTATCCAAATTTTTTTGGAGAGTCGTCATAATCGACAAAGCTTATGTTATAATAATTCCAGT encodes:
- a CDS encoding methyl-accepting chemotaxis protein, which produces MSVGKKLSFGFFAIILTLIISLFIMFLLFSNIEKKIENALEGHVALVELADDIQFEMAMQGLFIRAIIIEDKPANKESFSKYANMLDTHVEEIIEKSNSAEMETYAQELKIHNDTFNKAATEAIALFEAGNLEGALQKVNGDVQQANKGIQDVSDKIGSYQKEQLDIVTKESKQAVFNSQIISIIAIIIGIALGIFLIFYIQRTISRPLKSVVLAANHVANGELIHPDITHHSKDEIGQLSAAFNAMKGNLKNLLTHIQDNAEHLTASVEELSASTEEITATADEITIRINETADAAVAATSAANESAHAMDETAVGVQRIAEATQQLHQNAITTSELATNGNVTVEEAQQQMNVIHESTQMINNLVQKLSKQSDEISQITAVITAITDQTNLLALNAAIEAARAGEHGKGFAVVADEVRKLAEESKQSANQIVALTLDIQQDTHNVEKAVFDGLHSVTEGVKIIGHAGQAFEGIVKAINTMTDQIEDISATSEEISASAEQVAASVAEIAHGASTSADNTKIVASATREQSITVQQVNQVAADLSEKSLDLQNQINQFKL
- a CDS encoding Rqc2 family fibronectin-binding protein; its protein translation is MAFDGLFTYSITADLQQLVTGRITKIHQPNAQEVILHVRANGKNHKLLFSIHSSYARVHITEHTIENPAEPPMFCMLLRKHIEGGFIASIKQRDFDRIIIVEIESKNEIGDPIVREIHAEIMGRHSNLLLIDQEQGKIIDSLKHLPPSVNSFRTVLPGQPYIAPPVQNKWNPLTATDEELTTFFAEAKTSKEVVQQLAGFSPLHAEELLYRMKTTSNTLACFKDFMTSFANGGLKPMYVLFNHKTYFSPIELTHLHGGDITIYPNVHELLDRVFFARAERDRVKQQAGDLERWLQNEIDKLALKTKKLTKDYERASKLDQFQLYGELLMANIYVFEKGVKEVTVTNYYSETGEELTIPVSERKTPIENAQSYYTKYTKAKNALVMVQEQLEKTTEEIAYFEMLAQQVQQASPGDIEEIREELAEQGYLKLRHAKKKKKQVKPEPERYVSSTGVTISVGKNNKQNDMLTFKLAKRTDIWLHTKDIPGSHVVIHSSEPDETTLREAATLAAYFSKARESSSVPVDYTEIRQVKKPNGAKPGFVIYFEQKTLYIDPDEAVILQLKKQS